Below is a window of Quercus robur chromosome 6, dhQueRobu3.1, whole genome shotgun sequence DNA.
TTGAGCTTGTATTTGCTGGTTGTTGATTTAAAACTAGAAAATAATAGGAAATAAACAcaatagattaaattttgcTTGAATACATGAgacattcaataaaattaatacactaagtttcagaatttaagcATATTACCTAAGTCAAGTAACTCCTCCTCCAATGCCTCAACATCATCCCTTGATTGGCGATGAGAAATTGGAACTGTGGCttgaagccaattttgtgaacatACAAGGTTTTGAACCATGAGAGGAGATAATGCACTTTGAAATGGATCAACAATTCGACCTCCAGTGCTAAATGCTGACTCAGATGCAACAGTGGAAACTGGCACAGCCAGCACATCCTTAACTACTTTAGACAACACTTGGTACCTATTACAATTGTCCCTCCACCACTCCAATATCTCAAAATTTGCATCCTTTCTACCATCACAGTTTTCAGCCAAATACCTCTCAAGCTCATTACTACAACCTACAGATTGCTCAACTTGCAAAAAACGCTCATATCGCGAGTGAACCATAACATATGGATCACTAGCATCAGTTTCCAATTCTGTCCTCTCACTCCCACTTTGATCTTGCACATTTGGTGAATGAAtacaattgtaaaaattatacaacttaAACAAAAGGTCTTTCACCTTATCAACCATCACTTCAGCAACTGCATTCccataaatttcagaaaatgaaaacttcaaaaatctcaatttttttcgTGGATCAAAGACCACAGCCACATACAAAAGATGATTAATTTTCTCCCCTTCCCCCCAATACTTCTCAAACTTAGTTTGCATGTTTGTGGCTGTGCTTTTCAAGAGAGTGTTTTGTGATTTAACTAAATTGGAAATACTCTCCTGAATAACAAAGATCTCATCATAGAAGGCATTTGAAGTAACATACAATGAACCAGAAAATTTCTTTGTTGCATTATAAAACAGCCTTAAGAAAGTCACAAACACCCTACAATTTTGGAAATCAATCATACATGGAGACCCCAAACCACCACTATCTTCCTTGGTCCTAAAGTACGACGAATAACCATCATCTTCAAAATCCATTCGGAGAAacactttctcaaatttttcagCAATTTCTAACATGATATAGGTCGAGTTCCACCTAGTAGGTACATCTAGACTGAGAAGACTCTTGGACTCCATACCTAACCTCTCCATAAAACTCTTAAAAGTTTGACTTCTATTGGGTAAGGACTTCACATACCTCACAGCTTCACGCACCTTAGCAACAGATGCATCTATCTCTTTTAAACCCTCCCCCACAATGAGATTTAGGATATGGGCACAACACCTCATGTGCATGTACTCATTTCCTAAAACTGCCCCATTCCAATCTTTAGTCACCCTTTGCAGAaatttaattgttgttaaatttgAGCTAGCATTATCTACTGTCAAGGTAAATATCCCATCAATACCCCACTCACGCAACGACATCTCAATCTTTCTACCTATAGTCTCCCCCTTGTGGTCttcaacttgacaaaaatttagAATTCTCTTATGCAATTTCCAAGCATCATCAATAAAGTGACAAGTCAGacacatataatttaaattttgaatagaagtCCATGTGTCCGTAGTGAGACACACCCTACAACCCTTCAAGGATTTCCttagcttctctctctcactattatAAATGCCAATCACATCCCTAGCCACAGTTTGACGAGATGGGATATCCTTTAATCTAAGCTTAGGTTGCAAGGTTCTAACAAATTTCTTAAACCCATACCCCTCGACATACCTAAAAGGCAACTCATCAATTATAACCATTTCAGCCAATGCCTTTCTACAAGCCTCAACAGAAAAGGATGTTGACACAAGGTGCAATCCATCTTCTCCATCCTTTTTGGATACAAAAGCTAATGTTTTCTGCCCTTTAACTACATCTTCTCTATTAGGGTTCTTGGGACATATTGGCACATGAGCTAACAAATTACTGGTACCACAACTCTTACTATCAGCATTATAAGATTTTTGACAATAATTACAGATAGCCTTAGTCTTACTAGTATCACCCTCACCtatctttactttttcaaaGTGACCCCAAACAACAGACTTTTTCCTACCACTACAACTACCACTAACAGGAGCTGTCATACTCACTTGGCATGGTGGAACTGGGGGCAACTCAGAAGCAGCAGCTGCTTCAGCTTGGGAAGCAGCTTGGGTAGCAGCAGAATCCTCAACTTGGGTGGGAATATCATCTTCTGTAGCAGCTGGTGTTTGGACAAAGGGTTCATTAGTGTTGGTTTCCatgacttaaaaaaacaaaaatacatattagCAAACTAGAGTAACAAGTATAATTAAtagctttaataataataataaataataagcaCACACACCAAAAAGGAAAACCAGTATCCTGGAAGCAAACATTTTAATAAACATAATCAAAAGAGATTATTAGAAAGAAAGATCACAGATAACTCAATGAAGTAAATTAATTAGGGACATGCAAGATCACAGATCTCTTCTTAGCAGTGACAAATTGCATGATCATACTAATCACATCATAACAATCTTCTCATACAAAGCAAGGTAAATGTTCTAAAACTTGTgttaaatgtgttaaaaacaaaacaaagcaaactaAAACTTCTATAAGATGCTATAACCAAAATGTTAAATCAGCTTTGTTCACATCATAACAATCTTCTCATATAATCAACTTCTAGGTgttaaatgtgttaaaaacaaagCAAGGTAGACTAAAACTTCCATAAGATGCTATgaccaaaatgttaaataaaccTTGTCTAATTTGGGCAATACAGAACATACAAAGCTACAAACTaatagaaaagcaaaaaaaaaagcatctgcAAGCCACATTAATGCAACTCTCATGAACTAAATCAGTAGTTTCCCTTTCAACATTCTACTAATCACATCATAACAATCTTCTCATACAAAGCAAGGTAAAtgttctaaaactttaaaaacaacTCTAATGAGTTACATTCAATAGTTTCCCTTTCAACAttctatttatcatttaaattactCTGCCccttttgtaaaaagaaatatcaaacaaatgaacaatCACCAGTCAATCAgtcactacatttttttttttttaactaaatacAAAGGAATGCAAAAACCATACCTTGAAGAAAACCGTGGGTGTATGGGTTTCAAACTTGAGGGCAGATAATGATACTTGGAATCAGCTTTCAATCctgtataaaattaaaacaggatcaaaattgattaaagaaaagaaCACAGAACAAAAGTTAAATAGTTAGggtttctaagttttttttagttagGGTTTCATAGTATGAATCTTTgggtttatttgatttgaacATTTGATTTCCATCACAAATGAAACCAACGAGAttaacataaaagaaagatgagaaacaaagaaaaattacctTACTCAGTGAAGAGTACACGGGATGAGGAAACCGTGGGTGTATGGCAAGCTCATACTTGAGGGCAGATAATGATACTTGGGAGTCAGCTTTCAATCctgtataaaattaaaacaggatcaaaattgattaaagaaaagaaCACAGAACAAAAGTTAAGTAGTTAGggtttctaagttttttttagttagGGTTTCATAGTATGAATCTTTgggtttatttgatttgaacATTTGACTTCCATCACAAATGAAACCAACAAGAtt
It encodes the following:
- the LOC126690200 gene encoding zinc finger BED domain-containing protein RICESLEEPER 1-like — protein: METNTNEPFVQTPAATEDDIPTQVEDSAATQAASQAEAAAASELPPVPPCQVSMTAPVSGSCSGRKKSVVWGHFEKVKIGEGDTSKTKAICNYCQKSYNADSKSCGTSNLLAHVPICPKNPNREDVVKGQKTLAFVSKKDGEDGLHLVSTSFSVEACRKALAEMVIIDELPFRYVEGYGFKKFVRTLQPKLRLKDIPSRQTVARDVIGIYNSEREKLRKSLKGCRVCLTTDTWTSIQNLNYMCLTCHFIDDAWKLHKRILNFCQVEDHKGETIGRKIEMSLREWGIDGIFTLTVDNASSNLTTIKFLQRVTKDWNGAVLGNEYMHMRCCAHILNLIVGEGLKEIDASVAKVREAVRYVKSLPNRSQTFKSFMERLGMESKSLLSLDVPTRWNSTYIMLEIAEKFEKVFLRMDFEDDGYSSYFRTKEDSGGLGSPCMIDFQNCRVFVTFLRLFYNATKKFSGSLYVTSNAFYDEIFVIQESISNLVKSQNTLLKSTATNMQTKFEKYWGEGEKINHLLYVAVVFDPRKKLRFLKFSFSEIYGNAVAEVMVDKVKDLLFKLYNFYNCIHSPNVQDQSGSERTELETDASDPYVMVHSRYERFLQVEQSVGCSNELERYLAENCDGRKDANFEILEWWRDNCNRYQVLSKVVKDVLAVPVSTVASESAFSTGGRIVDPFQSALSPLMVQNLVCSQNWLQATVPISHRQSRDDVEALEEELLDLGNMLKF